From one Paenibacillus sp. FSL K6-1330 genomic stretch:
- a CDS encoding helix-turn-helix domain-containing protein, whose translation MRTYSNGLFVFTSLKVACDLLTHTGMKLDEIARATGFEYDTYFINQFTVKKGISPTKYRNITRKFATTQ comes from the coding sequence ATGCGGACATACAGCAATGGGTTATTTGTTTTCACATCGTTGAAAGTTGCCTGTGATCTTTTAACTCATACCGGTATGAAGCTTGATGAAATTGCACGCGCTACCGGATTTGAGTATGACACTTACTTTATCAATCAGTTTACGGTTAAAAAAGGCATATCACCGACAAAGTATAGGAACATCACTCGCAAGTTCGCCACGACCCAATAG
- a CDS encoding GNAT family N-acetyltransferase: MSGSAGLTAPDMNIYRRLMSCPTYSQDFDLVILDEANTVVGFANIWLDRENNIAIIEPFGTAPTHRRRGLATNLLFECMRRLKEVGVSKLYINHGGMWTLEPEPDDAMRVCTRVGFQELGNMFVWCKSFS, encoded by the coding sequence ATGAGCGGTTCAGCAGGGTTGACTGCGCCGGATATGAATATTTACCGCCGTTTGATGTCCTGTCCAACGTACAGTCAGGATTTCGACTTGGTTATACTAGACGAGGCGAATACAGTCGTCGGCTTTGCAAATATCTGGCTCGATCGCGAGAACAACATCGCGATTATCGAACCGTTCGGAACGGCTCCGACGCATCGAAGAAGGGGATTGGCAACAAACCTCTTATTCGAGTGCATGCGCCGCTTGAAAGAAGTCGGCGTCAGCAAGCTCTACATTAATCATGGGGGGATGTGGACGCTGGAACCTGAACCGGATGACGCGATGCGCGTCTGCACGAGGGTTGGCTTTCAAGAACTTGGAAATATGTTTGTATGGTGTAAGTCATTCTCATGA
- a CDS encoding ANT(4')-I family aminoglycoside nucleotidyltransferase, which yields MHMNGPVNISRTERLQTCHDIASRLHEVYGEKILAIGVYGSVSRGTDGPYSDIEMFCVLNESNESVDFSYEWSAGPWKAEVNVCSADVLIKVASTVEGDWPLTHGPFFSQLCLYDPEGFFPRLKEAAESPTKEDFRHAIHEVLVGEMYEFVGKLRNVSLNGPHTYLPYLAVEFAQYGAMLVGLHNQKLYSTGSMVLPEALKLPGRPEGFDNVLRMVMSGELANPSSVVSACENFWNGIVKWATEHNYSIHSKRFPF from the coding sequence ATGCACATGAATGGACCTGTGAATATTTCTCGAACCGAAAGACTTCAAACCTGCCACGACATTGCTTCGAGATTACACGAGGTTTACGGAGAAAAAATCCTAGCCATTGGGGTCTATGGTTCTGTTTCCAGAGGTACGGACGGCCCTTACTCGGACATTGAGATGTTTTGCGTTCTAAATGAATCCAATGAGTCCGTAGACTTTAGCTATGAATGGTCTGCTGGGCCTTGGAAAGCAGAAGTGAACGTCTGTAGTGCAGACGTTCTCATTAAGGTCGCCTCTACGGTTGAAGGAGACTGGCCATTGACGCATGGGCCATTCTTTTCCCAGCTTTGCCTGTATGACCCTGAGGGCTTTTTTCCAAGATTAAAGGAAGCTGCAGAGTCACCTACAAAGGAAGATTTTCGACATGCAATCCATGAAGTCCTTGTAGGGGAAATGTACGAATTTGTTGGAAAACTAAGAAATGTAAGTCTAAATGGACCTCATACCTATTTGCCTTATTTGGCAGTGGAATTTGCCCAATATGGAGCTATGTTAGTCGGGTTACACAACCAAAAGCTTTACTCTACTGGCTCCATGGTTCTACCGGAAGCCTTGAAACTGCCTGGTCGTCCAGAAGGATTCGACAATGTTCTGCGAATGGTTATGTCTGGAGAATTAGCAAATCCCTCCAGTGTTGTTTCAGCCTGTGAAAATTTCTGGAATGGCATTGTGAAATGGGCAACCGAGCATAACTACTCAATCCATTCTAAACGATTTCCATTCTGA
- a CDS encoding putative quinol monooxygenase, with the protein MIIIHAEMKVNREVEAEFLESIQELIASSRAEAGNVSYKLLKDTDQDDTYMMVEQWKDEEAVGAHNASSHFQAFVANAPKYLTAPLQVQALTGQPIRK; encoded by the coding sequence ATGATTATTATTCATGCAGAAATGAAAGTAAACCGTGAAGTAGAAGCGGAATTTCTGGAGTCCATACAAGAACTTATTGCGTCATCCCGCGCGGAGGCAGGGAATGTGTCGTATAAACTCCTAAAGGATACAGATCAGGATGACACATATATGATGGTTGAACAATGGAAAGATGAAGAAGCAGTAGGGGCTCACAATGCAAGCAGCCATTTTCAGGCGTTCGTAGCTAATGCTCCAAAATACTTGACAGCTCCGTTACAGGTTCAAGCTCTTACAGGTCAGCCTATTAGAAAATAA
- a CDS encoding nitroreductase family protein, translating into MTVTSLINDYKEIITSRRSVRVYDPAVKISREEMTEILEEATLAPSSVNLQPWRFLVVDSPEGKATLEELAPGNKTQVTTSSAVIAVFGDMNAFDNADEIMGTAVERGYLPQEIKDQLMANYTDLFARIPAQAFREMILIDSGLVSMQLMLSARARGYDTNPIGGYDKSRIAEAFGMEKERYVPVMLISVGKAAKEARRTTRLPIDRIADWK; encoded by the coding sequence ATGACTGTAACATCCCTAATCAATGATTATAAAGAAATAATTACCTCCCGTCGCTCTGTGCGTGTGTACGATCCAGCGGTTAAAATCAGCCGTGAGGAAATGACTGAGATTTTGGAAGAAGCAACTTTGGCACCATCTTCCGTTAATCTTCAGCCTTGGAGATTTCTTGTCGTTGATAGCCCAGAAGGTAAAGCGACGCTTGAAGAGCTTGCACCAGGTAACAAAACGCAAGTTACAACTTCCTCTGCAGTCATTGCCGTTTTCGGAGATATGAACGCATTTGATAATGCTGACGAAATTATGGGTACTGCTGTGGAAAGAGGCTATTTGCCGCAAGAGATTAAAGATCAACTGATGGCTAACTATACTGATCTTTTTGCACGTATACCAGCACAAGCTTTTCGCGAAATGATTCTTATTGATAGCGGCTTGGTATCCATGCAGCTCATGCTTTCTGCTCGTGCCCGTGGATATGATACAAACCCGATTGGTGGATATGACAAATCCCGAATTGCGGAAGCATTTGGTATGGAAAAGGAACGTTATGTACCGGTTATGCTCATATCTGTAGGTAAAGCTGCTAAAGAGGCACGTAGAACAACTCGTCTGCCTATTGACCGTATTGCGGATTGGAAGTGA
- a CDS encoding MarR family transcriptional regulator, whose protein sequence is MKEVFIISTCHTEDLLYLLMHLNKHIATRFERCAGVSPNRLELLCKLTGGQISQSDLQKAVSIDPAAVTRHVQQLEAEGMLLRTRCENDNRITLVQLTEEGKRKVATFRAEKDRFMEALQADLTESERLAFVQVLQKLNSQIQQMKESSKTN, encoded by the coding sequence TTGAAGGAGGTATTTATCATCTCTACATGTCATACAGAAGACCTGCTGTACTTGCTAATGCATTTAAACAAGCATATAGCGACCCGGTTTGAACGTTGTGCTGGAGTTAGTCCCAATCGGCTCGAACTCCTATGCAAACTGACGGGGGGCCAAATTAGCCAATCGGATCTGCAGAAGGCAGTGTCTATTGATCCTGCTGCGGTGACCCGGCATGTTCAGCAGTTGGAAGCGGAAGGAATGCTTCTGCGAACCAGATGTGAGAATGACAACCGGATTACGTTAGTTCAGCTAACCGAAGAAGGCAAGAGAAAAGTAGCAACGTTTAGAGCGGAGAAAGATCGATTTATGGAGGCCCTGCAGGCAGACCTTACAGAATCAGAACGACTTGCGTTTGTTCAAGTGCTGCAGAAGCTGAACAGCCAGATTCAACAGATGAAAGAATCTAGTAAGACCAATTAA
- a CDS encoding endonuclease/exonuclease/phosphatase family protein has protein sequence MDNNINLKVMSYSIRHGKGLDGKASLSRIAEVITKVQPDIVALQGVDRFLPRSGFRDQLKRLAKQLGMHACFSPSVNLIIFQYGNAILSHYPIISKEIQYIGGSKERRSILMVKLQINEDVVTVVNTHLGVHMKERIKQNPILWNALEKLEQPTILAGDFNMEMDDPFMKRLNARWTKVTLQNNLPTMENGKEIDHIFVNMPTELATARVIPYDASDHYPVIAELRWQ, from the coding sequence ATGGATAACAACATCAATCTGAAAGTGATGTCCTACAGCATACGGCACGGAAAAGGATTAGATGGGAAAGCAAGTTTGAGCCGCATAGCGGAAGTGATCACAAAAGTCCAACCGGATATTGTTGCATTGCAAGGGGTGGACCGTTTTCTGCCCCGAAGCGGCTTTCGAGATCAGCTGAAAAGGCTGGCTAAACAGCTCGGGATGCACGCTTGTTTCTCTCCTAGCGTTAATCTCATTATTTTTCAATATGGAAACGCTATTTTAAGCCACTATCCGATAATTTCAAAAGAAATTCAGTATATTGGCGGGTCTAAAGAGAGAAGGAGCATCTTAATGGTAAAACTGCAAATCAATGAAGACGTGGTTACAGTAGTAAATACCCATTTGGGGGTACATATGAAAGAACGGATAAAACAGAACCCAATTCTTTGGAATGCTTTAGAGAAACTGGAACAACCGACGATCCTGGCCGGGGACTTTAATATGGAGATGGACGATCCTTTCATGAAACGGTTGAACGCCCGATGGACAAAAGTCACGCTTCAGAACAACCTGCCTACCATGGAAAATGGTAAGGAGATCGATCACATCTTTGTAAACATGCCGACAGAACTGGCCACAGCCAGGGTTATTCCTTACGACGCGTCGGATCATTATCCGGTCATTGCAGAACTTCGCTGGCAGTAA
- a CDS encoding lyase family protein gives MLRIERDKNGEVNVPSHAYYGVETMRAAGEYPTVNARVHSEFIKALASVKSATVRAGIEHSIVPERIGNLIMKATDEIMDGKHSEQFITDYIHGSSSNILNVNMNEVLANRALELMLEDKGNYAVVDPDIHVNGPHTADWIISTTLNVAAHQSSHKLITAIEGLKYRLWMAKELLEGQRPADSADSVMMVSTRLIRFFRESAKQLQLDATALTEAASRLKSIRIASAPDAAMPHSYCELTERTVSYLRQITRTDYFAASHYQDSSSVSKSAYADLSSVLKTLAVNLFKLCCDIRNAFMSEKDMNPPNRIYYESAGFLHQVCMQVIGYDHIINLAEEAGMPDDDTVPPVILYHLMESLDIMMKGIGSFASSLTREQNDADTTAD, from the coding sequence ATGTTAAGAATTGAACGGGACAAGAATGGAGAGGTCAACGTGCCCTCCCATGCATACTACGGTGTGGAGACGATGCGCGCTGCCGGAGAATATCCCACTGTGAACGCTCGTGTCCATAGCGAATTTATTAAGGCTTTGGCTTCCGTCAAAAGCGCTACCGTACGTGCAGGCATAGAGCATAGCATCGTGCCGGAGCGAATCGGAAATCTCATTATGAAGGCGACGGATGAAATCATGGATGGAAAGCATTCGGAGCAATTTATTACAGATTATATCCATGGTTCTTCAAGCAATATCCTGAATGTGAATATGAACGAGGTCCTTGCCAACCGGGCACTGGAGCTGATGCTTGAGGATAAAGGAAACTATGCGGTGGTTGATCCAGACATTCACGTGAACGGCCCTCATACAGCCGATTGGATCATTTCGACTACGCTAAATGTCGCCGCCCATCAATCTTCGCACAAGTTAATCACAGCCATCGAGGGATTAAAGTATCGATTATGGATGGCAAAAGAACTTCTCGAGGGACAACGTCCGGCCGATTCCGCGGATTCTGTTATGATGGTGTCGACACGACTGATCCGTTTTTTCAGGGAATCCGCGAAGCAGCTGCAGCTCGATGCGACGGCGCTCACGGAAGCCGCCTCCCGATTAAAGAGCATCCGGATCGCTTCCGCACCGGATGCTGCCATGCCCCATTCGTATTGCGAATTAACGGAGAGAACCGTCTCTTACTTAAGGCAAATTACTCGTACTGATTATTTTGCAGCAAGTCACTACCAAGATTCTTCTTCCGTCAGCAAAAGCGCCTATGCAGACCTTTCATCGGTTCTGAAAACATTGGCTGTTAATCTGTTCAAGCTATGCTGCGATATTCGGAACGCCTTTATGAGTGAGAAGGATATGAATCCGCCGAACCGCATTTACTATGAATCGGCTGGATTTTTGCATCAGGTCTGTATGCAGGTTATTGGATATGACCATATCATCAATCTCGCCGAGGAAGCCGGGATGCCTGATGACGACACCGTTCCTCCGGTAATCCTCTACCATTTAATGGAGTCGCTTGACATTATGATGAAGGGAATCGGATCGTTTGCAAGTTCGCTGACACGAGAGCAGAATGATGCCGATACAACAGCCGACTGA
- the rpoN gene encoding RNA polymerase factor sigma-54 — protein MLSYQLVQDQSTKLAITPELKQSIHILTMSAEDLVRYLQEQEAENPVLELEFRRDYDAYGYRRRATISNGYEMDPLRNARQSQDTLESRLRSQLRMLPLPREVYRIAAFMAGNLRDDGYLDIPITEIRRKLDVSEELIRSAHEALQSLEPAGVGCRDLSECLLLQINRDPAAAPYAYEVVDRYMSELAYGKLEKIAMALNIPMETARTASEYIRGLNPRPGLAYASFEPEYIVPDAIVEYYEGGFIVSIHPENLPKLSINNSSREWVKLRGSAEATSYLSSCVRSARWLVRSLEKRNRTLMRVVNAIMEEQGQFLVEGIKGIAPMKMNTISTKLDLHESTVSRAVNGKFVLTPHGVLPLKYFFSARLSTTGGSGVSSRSVKARIKELIDAENKNIPYSDQHMADMLRAEGIRLSRRTVAKYREQMQIMPSSFRKRR, from the coding sequence TTGCTGAGCTATCAATTAGTGCAAGACCAAAGCACGAAGCTGGCAATAACTCCTGAACTGAAGCAATCGATTCATATATTAACCATGTCCGCCGAAGACCTGGTCCGTTATTTACAGGAGCAGGAAGCTGAAAACCCGGTCCTTGAACTCGAATTCAGACGGGATTACGACGCTTATGGCTACAGGAGAAGGGCCACAATCAGCAATGGGTACGAGATGGACCCATTACGGAACGCAAGGCAGTCGCAGGACACGTTGGAGTCAAGGCTTAGGAGCCAACTGCGTATGCTCCCCTTGCCAAGGGAGGTATACCGAATTGCGGCATTTATGGCGGGGAATCTAAGGGATGACGGATATCTGGATATCCCGATCACCGAAATCAGAAGGAAGCTTGACGTATCAGAAGAGCTTATTCGGAGCGCCCATGAGGCATTGCAATCGTTAGAGCCTGCCGGTGTCGGCTGCAGAGATTTGAGTGAATGCCTGCTGCTGCAGATTAATAGAGATCCGGCGGCCGCTCCGTATGCGTATGAAGTCGTAGACCGGTATATGTCGGAGCTGGCATACGGGAAGCTGGAGAAGATCGCAATGGCTTTGAACATACCCATGGAGACGGCAAGGACGGCATCGGAATATATTCGCGGATTGAATCCTCGTCCGGGGCTGGCGTATGCCTCGTTCGAGCCAGAGTATATCGTTCCGGATGCGATCGTCGAATACTATGAGGGTGGCTTCATAGTGTCGATCCATCCGGAAAATCTCCCCAAGCTCTCCATTAACAACTCCTCCCGAGAATGGGTTAAGTTGCGGGGATCAGCCGAAGCCACTTCGTATTTGAGCAGCTGCGTCCGATCTGCCCGTTGGCTGGTTCGGAGCTTGGAGAAGAGGAACCGGACGCTGATGAGGGTCGTCAATGCCATTATGGAGGAGCAGGGACAGTTTCTGGTTGAAGGAATCAAGGGAATTGCACCGATGAAGATGAATACGATATCCACCAAACTGGACCTGCATGAATCGACCGTTAGCCGGGCGGTGAACGGTAAATTCGTACTTACGCCGCATGGTGTGCTCCCTCTGAAATATTTTTTCTCCGCTAGACTATCGACGACGGGCGGTAGCGGTGTATCCTCCCGGAGTGTTAAAGCCCGAATCAAGGAGCTTATCGACGCCGAAAATAAAAACATTCCCTATTCGGACCAGCATATGGCGGATATGCTGCGAGCGGAGGGAATCCGGCTGTCTCGCAGAACGGTTGCGAAGTATCGGGAACAAATGCAGATTATGCCCTCCTCATTCCGCAAGCGCAGATAG
- the pruA gene encoding L-glutamate gamma-semialdehyde dehydrogenase encodes MRTEFRNESFVNFKDERNNAEYDRVLEQTEAGLGKEYPLIIGGERIMTEHKAVSINPANKAQVVGIVSQANVQYAEQAMQAAAAAFETWKRTDPNERARYLFRAAAILRRRRHEFSALMTFEAGKTRVEADVETAEAIDFLEFYGREIQRLSQPQPLTVSQEEENELYYLPLGVGVIIPPWNFPLAIMAGMTMAAVVSGNTVVLKPASPTPVIAAKFMALLEEVGLPSGVVNFVPGPGGEVGDYLVDHPLTRFVSFTGSRDVGLRINERAAKTQPGQKWIKRVIAEMGGKDAIIVDQDADLDLAVDAITLSAFGFSGQKCSACSRAIVHEKVYDIVLQRVVERASQLVMGIPAAAATDVGPVIDEKAYLKIQEYIEIGKQEGRLVLGGGTGDPNGYFIEPTIFADVDPNARISREEIFGPVVTFTKAQTFDEAVAYANNTDYGLTGAVISRSGPNLETARRELFVGNLYFNRKCTGALVGTHPFGGFNMSGTDSKAGGRDYLLLFTQAKLVAERF; translated from the coding sequence ATGAGAACTGAATTCAGGAACGAGTCGTTTGTTAACTTTAAGGATGAGCGTAACAATGCGGAATATGACCGCGTACTTGAGCAGACGGAGGCAGGACTTGGCAAAGAGTATCCGCTAATCATCGGAGGTGAGCGCATCATGACTGAGCACAAAGCCGTCTCCATTAACCCTGCGAATAAAGCTCAGGTGGTCGGTATCGTATCTCAGGCGAATGTACAATATGCGGAGCAGGCAATGCAGGCGGCTGCAGCTGCATTTGAGACTTGGAAGCGGACTGATCCGAATGAGCGTGCACGTTATTTATTCCGGGCAGCAGCTATTTTGCGCCGGCGCAGACATGAATTTTCTGCCTTGATGACATTTGAGGCTGGGAAGACCCGGGTAGAAGCGGATGTTGAAACGGCGGAGGCGATCGATTTCCTGGAGTTCTATGGACGCGAGATACAGCGGCTTAGCCAGCCGCAGCCATTAACGGTTAGCCAGGAAGAAGAGAATGAGCTGTATTATCTGCCTTTAGGCGTCGGTGTCATCATTCCGCCATGGAACTTTCCATTGGCCATTATGGCAGGCATGACGATGGCTGCCGTTGTATCCGGGAATACCGTCGTCCTTAAACCGGCCAGTCCAACACCTGTCATCGCTGCCAAATTTATGGCACTGCTCGAAGAGGTGGGGTTGCCGTCAGGCGTCGTCAACTTCGTTCCTGGACCGGGTGGAGAGGTCGGCGATTACCTTGTTGATCACCCACTGACCCGTTTCGTCAGCTTTACAGGCTCCCGCGATGTTGGACTCCGCATCAATGAACGGGCGGCCAAGACGCAGCCTGGGCAAAAATGGATCAAACGTGTCATTGCGGAAATGGGCGGCAAAGATGCGATCATCGTTGATCAGGATGCAGACCTCGATCTGGCGGTGGACGCCATAACGCTGTCCGCCTTCGGTTTCTCCGGGCAGAAGTGTTCGGCTTGTTCCAGGGCTATCGTCCATGAGAAAGTCTACGACATCGTGCTGCAGCGTGTAGTGGAGCGGGCAAGTCAGCTGGTAATGGGTATCCCGGCAGCCGCCGCAACCGATGTAGGTCCTGTTATTGATGAAAAGGCATACCTCAAAATTCAGGAGTATATCGAAATCGGAAAACAGGAAGGACGCTTGGTCCTTGGTGGCGGCACAGGAGATCCGAACGGATACTTCATCGAACCGACGATTTTCGCGGATGTAGACCCGAATGCCCGGATTTCGCGGGAAGAAATATTCGGTCCGGTAGTTACATTCACGAAGGCGCAAACCTTTGATGAGGCGGTGGCGTATGCCAACAATACGGATTATGGCTTGACCGGTGCCGTCATTTCTCGTAGCGGGCCGAATCTGGAGACGGCAAGACGCGAACTTTTCGTTGGCAATCTGTATTTCAATCGCAAATGCACTGGCGCCTTGGTCGGAACGCATCCGTTCGGCGGATTTAATATGTCAGGCACGGATTCAAAAGCCGGCGGTCGGGATTATTTGCTGTTGTTTACGCAGGCAAAGCTGGTAGCTGAGCGCTTCTAG
- a CDS encoding proline dehydrogenase family protein, translating to MDSTELYRKVLLSVSGNKLVEHLALRYGRKLAAKFIAGNSLEEALDEIERLNEKGIIVTLDHLGEGITQLSEAAGYREEYIRLINGIAMRKVNSNVSLKPTQMGLALDPKACYSNIRDIVIQAEQDNNFVRIDMEDSPFTQATIDIVLRLHGEGLTNVGTVIQAYLLRSREDVKRLIEAGVNLRLVKGAYKEPASVAYQQMSEVIDNFKDLIQMHLDQGVYTAIASHDDRIIDWVKGYALKNGIPNDAYEFQMLYGLRMNDQAQLAKEGHRIRCYMPYGSMWYPYYTRRLAEKPANLWMVVKNMFK from the coding sequence GTGGATAGTACTGAACTCTATCGAAAAGTATTATTATCAGTTTCCGGCAATAAGCTGGTCGAGCATCTTGCCCTTCGGTACGGCCGTAAATTAGCAGCTAAATTCATTGCAGGTAACAGCTTGGAGGAAGCGTTGGATGAAATTGAGAGGTTGAACGAGAAAGGGATCATCGTCACATTGGATCATTTGGGGGAGGGAATCACACAGTTATCGGAAGCTGCAGGCTACAGAGAGGAATATATACGCTTAATTAATGGGATCGCCATGCGGAAGGTGAACTCCAACGTATCACTGAAGCCAACGCAGATGGGCTTGGCCCTTGATCCAAAAGCATGCTATAGCAACATTCGGGACATCGTCATCCAAGCTGAACAAGATAACAATTTCGTACGGATCGATATGGAGGATTCTCCCTTTACACAAGCGACAATCGATATCGTTCTTCGCCTTCACGGGGAGGGATTAACCAATGTCGGGACTGTGATTCAAGCCTACTTGCTGCGTTCACGCGAAGATGTGAAGCGATTGATTGAAGCTGGTGTAAACCTCCGTCTCGTAAAAGGAGCGTACAAGGAGCCGGCATCCGTTGCCTATCAGCAAATGAGCGAAGTCATCGATAACTTCAAAGACCTCATTCAAATGCACCTTGACCAAGGCGTGTACACCGCCATTGCTTCGCATGATGATCGCATCATCGATTGGGTCAAGGGATATGCTCTTAAGAACGGCATCCCGAACGATGCCTACGAATTCCAGATGTTGTACGGCCTGCGAATGAACGACCAGGCGCAATTGGCGAAGGAAGGCCACCGAATCCGCTGCTATATGCCCTACGGCAGCATGTGGTACCCGTACTACACCCGACGTCTGGCAGAAAAGCCTGCTAATCTATGGATGGTCGTCAAAAATATGTTCAAATGA
- a CDS encoding sigma 54-interacting transcriptional regulator: MKHLLPAVEHFIRTDCIIVDLTDLVAIRGARMAAEFTPVFVRDESGQYALLPVSAAETILNVQDILINVKTVNTDDPLTKVSAAFSSCSLAIVLNDGKAVGYLSAQDVMDAVVQAHRVLEAYFATTLDTLDPDVAITLIDEEGCVAVWTSGAEHIFSIPKEDIIGKPASDFFPVDRLQSLRTLETGQPAHKMQHRPRHDLFVLINSNPVTLEDRIIGAVAAESDLTTQMRLHQELLQMTSKVHHLQKEVALLNPAADPFQHIKGTSRAIKHSIETIKKISSTKATVLILGESGTGKELFAKAIHESRESMNAPFIAINCGAIPAALFESELFGYERGAFSGADPKGKKGKIELARGGTLFLDEIGEMPLDLQVKLLRVLQERSYFPVGGTKLLQADCRIIAATNRDLKRMIDDGSFREDLYYRLNVVTLEVPPLRARKEDIYELTQSFLHEFSLVYGRHIHSFTPEVFEDLLHYDWPGNIRELRNTIERLVIFSTEGEIRREYLPDHIYSGDKSPQPGEDVGPSTAPINGATYQARLDEYERNLMREALEAVNGNKYTLAKQLGISRATLYNKLKRLKL; encoded by the coding sequence ATGAAGCATCTATTGCCGGCCGTGGAGCATTTCATCCGCACGGACTGCATAATTGTAGATCTGACTGACCTTGTAGCCATCCGGGGTGCACGGATGGCCGCCGAGTTCACCCCTGTTTTTGTCAGGGATGAGTCCGGTCAATATGCACTGCTGCCTGTATCGGCAGCCGAAACCATTCTGAATGTTCAAGATATCCTGATCAACGTCAAGACAGTAAACACAGATGATCCGTTAACGAAAGTCTCTGCTGCCTTCAGCTCTTGTTCATTGGCGATCGTTCTTAACGACGGCAAGGCTGTCGGTTACCTTTCCGCACAGGATGTTATGGATGCGGTGGTGCAGGCTCACCGGGTGCTGGAGGCTTATTTTGCAACAACGCTGGATACCTTGGACCCGGACGTTGCCATTACGCTGATTGACGAGGAAGGATGTGTAGCCGTCTGGACGTCAGGAGCGGAGCATATATTCTCCATTCCGAAAGAGGATATCATCGGCAAGCCTGCTTCGGATTTCTTTCCCGTCGATCGTCTGCAGTCTCTTCGCACGCTCGAAACCGGCCAGCCCGCCCATAAAATGCAGCATCGGCCGCGGCACGACCTGTTCGTCCTAATTAATTCGAATCCGGTTACTCTCGAGGATCGGATTATTGGCGCCGTTGCGGCGGAATCAGACCTGACCACCCAAATGCGGCTGCATCAAGAGCTGCTGCAGATGACAAGCAAGGTCCATCATCTTCAGAAGGAAGTGGCCCTGCTGAACCCTGCGGCAGACCCATTTCAGCATATCAAGGGAACGAGCCGCGCGATTAAACACAGTATCGAAACGATCAAGAAGATCAGTTCGACGAAAGCGACGGTGCTTATCCTGGGTGAGAGCGGTACCGGAAAAGAATTATTCGCGAAGGCGATCCACGAGTCCCGCGAGTCGATGAACGCCCCCTTCATTGCAATCAATTGCGGAGCCATACCAGCCGCACTGTTCGAGAGCGAATTATTTGGCTACGAACGGGGCGCTTTCTCAGGTGCAGACCCGAAAGGGAAGAAAGGGAAGATCGAACTGGCCCGCGGCGGCACCCTATTCCTTGACGAGATCGGGGAAATGCCTCTTGATCTTCAGGTCAAGCTGCTGCGCGTGCTCCAAGAACGGAGTTACTTCCCGGTCGGCGGCACGAAGTTGCTGCAGGCCGACTGCCGGATTATCGCGGCCACAAACCGTGATTTGAAGCGAATGATTGATGACGGTAGCTTTCGCGAGGACCTATATTACCGGCTAAACGTCGTAACTTTGGAGGTTCCCCCCTTACGCGCCCGCAAAGAAGATATTTACGAGCTGACACAGTCCTTTCTTCACGAATTCTCGCTCGTTTATGGCCGCCATATCCATTCGTTTACGCCGGAGGTATTCGAGGATTTGCTTCATTACGATTGGCCTGGCAACATCCGCGAGCTGCGCAACACCATTGAGCGCCTCGTCATCTTCTCTACCGAAGGAGAGATTCGGCGCGAATATTTGCCAGACCATATTTATTCTGGCGATAAGAGTCCGCAGCCGGGAGAGGATGTTGGTCCAAGCACCGCACCCATCAACGGTGCTACTTACCAGGCTAGGCTTGACGAGTACGAACGGAACCTAATGCGTGAAGCGCTTGAAGCGGTCAACGGGAACAAGTACACGCTGGCGAAGCAGCTCGGCATTTCGCGGGCTACGCTCTACAACAAGCTCAAACGGCTGAAACTGTGA